From one Lycium ferocissimum isolate CSIRO_LF1 chromosome 7, AGI_CSIRO_Lferr_CH_V1, whole genome shotgun sequence genomic stretch:
- the LOC132062830 gene encoding uncharacterized protein LOC132062830 gives MSSTPTEYPLQQQQLPPPMFMGQQAYSDRPGHGSVGPVIGVLAVIAVLGAIAVMIGRLCSGRRIMGRGQYDFEGWVETKCASCIDGRVDPTPRPVTVAPPAVVVAESSSNGSPAGGEAAAPVTETVEMREEEEEEESNQQSNSHEHHHHHPHERAQS, from the coding sequence ATGTCATCTACACCAACTGAATATCCTCTACAGCAACAGCAACTACCACCACCCATGTTTATGGGGCAACAAGCTTATTCGGATCGTCCGGGTCACGGGTCAGTTGGACCCGTAATTGGTGTACTTGCTGTAATAGCTGTGTTAGGAGCCATTGCTGTAATGATAGGCAGGTTATGTTCGGGTCGGAGAATAATGGGTCGGGGCCAATATGACTTTGAAGGGTGGGTTGAGACCAAGTGCGCGTCTTGTATTGATGGCCGGGTCGACCCGACACCACGACCCGTTACTGTTGCACCGCCGGCAGTAGTGGTGGCTGAGAGCAGCAGTAACGGTAGTCCCGCCGGCGGTGAAGCGGCGGCGCCGGTGACGGAGACGGTGGAAatgagagaagaagaagaagaagaagaatcgaATCAACAAAGTAATTCACatgaacatcatcatcatcatccacaTGAAAGAGCACAGTCTTGA
- the LOC132064910 gene encoding peroxidase 10 yields MASHSMFPCLTVFFCVISIVSPLTAGQLDYSYYERACTSLPRIVRWNVWAALRNDSRIAASLLRLHFHDCFVNGCDGSVLLDDTNDFKGEKNAAPNRNSVRGYEVIDIIKADLEKACPSTVSCVDILTLAAREVVVMSGGLFWPVLLGRRDGLTASEKAANEQLPSPFEPLDKITAKFTDKGLDLKDVVVLSGAHTIGFAQCFTFKRRLFNFQDSGKPDPNLDSSMLSNLQSTCPNTDGSNTKIAPLDIQSVTRFDNAYYRNLMNNSGLLESDQALMSNSQTADMVKSYSLHPYLFYKDFAASMVKLGNVGVLTGQTGQIRKVCGSVN; encoded by the exons ATGGCAAGTCATAGTATGTTCCCCTGCCTTACTGTTTTCTTCTGTGTGATCAGTATTGTGTCTCCCTTAACTGCTGGTCAGCTTGATTACAGTTACTATGAGAGAGCATGCACCAGCTTGCCTAGAATCGTTCGCTGGAATGTTTGGGCAGCACTCCGTAATGACTCCAGAATAGCTGCATCCCTCCTTCGTCTGCACTTTCACGACTGTTTTGTAAAT GGTTGTGATGGATCCGTGCTTCTTGATGACACGAACGATTTCAAGGGTGAGAAGAATGCTGCACCAAACCGCAATTCAGTCCGAGGATATGAGGTAATCGACATCATAAAAGCAGACCTTGAAAAAGCTTGCCCATCAACTGTATCTTGTGTGGATATATTAACTCTTGCAGCTAGAGAAGTGGTTGTCATG TCAGGAGGACTATTTTGGCCAGTCTTACTTGGTCGACGAGATGGACTAACTGCAAGTGAGAAAGCAGCAAATGAACAATTACCGTCACCCTTTGAGCCTCTAGATAAAATCACGGCCAAGTTTACTGATAAGGGTCTTGATCTAAAGGACGTAGTAGTTCTTTCAG GAGCACACACAATTGGTTTTGCTCAATGTTTCACATTCAAGAGGAGACTATTCAACTTTCAAGACTCTGGAAAGCCAGATCCAAATCTTGATTCTTCAATGTTGTCGAATTTGCAAAGCACTTGTCCCAACACAGATGGATCCAACACCAAGATTGCTCCACTGGACATTCAATCCGTTACGAGATTCGACAATGCATATTACAGAAACCTTATGAACAACTCAGGTCTTCTTGAATCTGATCAAGCTCTAATGTCAAATTCTCAGACTGCTGATATGGTCAAATCCTACAGCTTGCACCCTTATCTCTTCTATAAAGACTTTGCTGCATCGATGGTGAAATTAGGAAATGTTGGGGTCCTCACTGGACAAACTGGACAAATTAGGAAGGTATGTGGCTCTGTAAATTAA